The Diachasmimorpha longicaudata isolate KC_UGA_2023 chromosome 2, iyDiaLong2, whole genome shotgun sequence genome segment AAAGCTGTGAGACTCCTGAAAATTTGTGATCCTAAGAATCCCATGTGCAATCTTTTCGCCAATTATCATCCCCTGGTGAAAGTCTGTTTAAACGTCAATATGCTGTATGAACAGGAGGAGATCTGTCAGGAGTACATGAGTAGAGGTATCGAGATCCTTGGGAATGTCACCTTGAGTACTTCGTTGCAGCAGATGAGGGTgctggagaaaaataaagctGAGGTAGTGATGGCGGCCCAGGCAAGTACCCTTCAACGAATCAAGCGAAATCAAGAGGAGGCAAGATTATTGATAGCTAAGAATAAAAGAGAACTCCTCGCTAATCTAAAGAACCAAGCCCAGGAGGCGGTCTCGAGGAAGGAGAAGGCTCGAGAGGCAAAGATACTAGAGGAGAGACTGGAGATGGAAAAGCATGCAGCTGAGGAAGAGGAAGAGAAGAAGATTGTGCGGGCTGAGGCAAAAGTAACAGCTGATTACTACAAGGAACTTGCTGAGGAGGCAAAAAAGAGGAAGCTAAGGGCTTCGTGGAGGACCAAGAGGATGGCATTGTTCGAGAAAAGGGTAGAAATGATCGTTGCCATGAAACATGAAGAATTATCAGTTGCCATTGATGATTGCGCTCCCAGAGGCGGAATGGATAATGATCCCGAGGAAATGGAGAATCTTGCAGATGTACGGGAAAGAAAAGATGAAAATAGCAATTCCAGTGATTCAACGAGTCAGAGGACAATTTCCACGAGTCTGGAGGCGTCTGCACGAACACCGAGACCTACAGATCTGTCTCTTAGGGAGAAAACCTCTAgtagtgattccaaatcaacGACTATGGAGTTGGAGTCGATGAGCACTGAAGCCATTCTGGAGGAGATCTCTGAGAAGACTCAACTGTTGACAGGCACAAGGACATGTGGAGTCTCTAGGAATAATTTTGGAGATACTCTGGGAGGAACTCGTGAGAATAACTTCGTGATTCTTGATGAAGAGGGGAATGAGAGGACAATCGGAATGACCGCAGTCAATATGAACATCAATCTTGGAGATATTAAAGAAGACACTCCACaggataaaataaatacttttgatgacaatgaaaatcgaaaggaaattattgataatcaaTTACAAACTTTTGGTCCTAATGACCTGAATGATGCTACTCCTATGTCCTGCACCACTGACAGTTACCACCAGTCAGTGAGTTCTTCATTATTCTACAATTGTTTGGAAGTTGGATCTCTCGCAGGATCGAAAAACGATTTCGAAACGCCTTTGAGCCCTGAAGGGCCTTTACCAAAATCTGATAATCAGAATCTCCCAGAGAGTCAGTCGTTCTTCAGTGGTTTTGGGGCTGACAATGGCCTTGCGAATTTTGAGTCTTCTCTGACGATGGCTGATGTCGAATTAATCGACAACACATCATTGCAAATttacctcgaaaaatcggtgaTGATTCCCTTGATGGTACAGAGTAAATTAGCAAATTCAGCAGTTATCAAGTGTCTCATCGAGGAGCATAAGATTCTGTCGCATCTCCAGAGTCTCAGAAGCTTTTTCTTTCTGCTGAATGGGGAATTCGCCAGAAATCTTACGTCTGCTGTCTTCACTAAGTTCTACGAGATTAGTTTGCCCATTGAATTGTTTAATTCAGCCACCCTCACGAATTTATTGGAGAATGCTTTGCACTGTTCCCTGAATTATTCATATGAGAATGCTGAGCTACTGAGTTTGTCTGCTATCGACACACCCAACCTTTTGACTGTGTCAGATCCAGAAGCACTCGATTGCTTGTGTCTCAATTATAAAGTCTCATGGCCGCTTAATATTATTCTCGACGAGATGCTGATGCAGCAGTACAGCAAAGTCTTCAAGTTCTTGCTAATGGTGGGGAGAGTTCTCTGGGTacttcaggaggatttctgcATCTTGAAAGTGGAAAGACAAGCGGCCTTGTCACCACAATACCACCGGCTCCAGCTCTTTCGACACGCCATGATGCAGTTTATGATTGCATTCAGTAATTACCTCACCTGTAGTGTTCTTCATACGAGCTGGACGGAGTTTGAAAAGGAGCTAGAGAATGCCACTACCCTGGACGAGATCTACTCAACTCACGTCAGTTATATCAAGAAGATCCTGTCCAGGTGCATGTTGACGTCTAAGGCTGAGAAGCTTCGTCAGTGCCTCTGCAACATATTTAAGATTATTCTCAAATTTCATAATTGTCTGAGATCTCACGAGTGGCACAAGGGAGCCGATGCCGATGATTATACCATTTCGAATTATGCAAAATTAGAGCAAATGTACGAAGCTTTTTGCGACCTGAGAACATATCCTGCTCatgttgttgaaaaattagctAGCAGTGGGTATCAAAGCCATCTGACACATTTTTTAGACTCACTCAATATTAACCcattgtacaatttatcaacgaAAGGAGTCTAATTGAtgcatttttgtttttgtgattttttgctATTAATTCGAATGATCTTTCTGATCCTTTTGAATGCCGGTTTCTAAAACAGCGAATCTGTTGGCATTGGATTCACAGCTGACTAATTtccttaaaattatttcacaaaaaaatatattggaaAGAAATCATATTTTAAAACTTATACTTTTATGAAACTTGTACGATTTTCATCACTTTGGCTTATTTGAGAACGTTTGTACGATTCAAACAGATTTATATTATTCACTCTTAAGTTCGCATTCATTTgggtaaattatttaatccaAGTTATCTTAGCAAAATTATTTAGTCGCCATAACATTACAATAGCATTACAATAGTAAATTCTTGTAGCTTCTCTGGATACTTCAAGGAGATATTCAATATAAATTCACCACTTCATTTGCCAACAAAAAGAATATAAATGTATCATTTAAGTGAAAAACACAAATCAATGTCTGTGCTTCATGTTGTTACATTCATCGGGATGTCGTACTGCTGGTCCATGCCAATGTAAGTATCCGACATCACGTAGAATGTGAACTGTGTTCTCCCTGGAATGAGTATATTCACACTGTGATTATCCTTTttggttgataaaaaaaatgtaaataaaataatggaacGATTTCTGATTATTATGCAGGTAAAATCAATATCATTACCTGGAAACTCTGGAGCTGTGAATTGTAAGTGATGAGTCCTCCCTACGGATCCCACCCCAGCGATCCTCTTCATCGCCCACACTTCTTTCCCCTCGATATCTCCAATGATGAGAAACCAAACCTCGCCCTTGTCCTTCGAAAACTTGGGGCTATGAGTCCTGGATGGACTAGGATTGCACCTTTTCAACTGAATCAACAATGTATACTCCCCATTGGCACAAACATTCAGACATTCTCTCCCCTCCTCCAAATGAATATTCCTGACGTCTCCTTCACTCCCTTGCAATCTCAGCGAGACGACAATCATCGGCAAAGTTTTGGCCACCTGCAAGATCTCCACAATCTCTTGCTCTTTGAACTCCTCTCTCAGGATTCTCTGAATCTTCGTCTCATTGGAGCTAGCAGCAGCACAGAAAGCTGGCAATGCCCTTGGCAATCCCTGGAAAATCCTCAGATTCTCTTTATTCACGTGTGGCAGTGTCAATAAAGCAGATTCATCGACCCACCTGGCCTGAATCATCATTTGTAACAACTGGATAATCCTCAAAGTGCTGGACAACCAGCCCCCTTCAGCAACAATATCAATCATGGCTTGAAGAATCCTAATGGCTTGATCCAGAATGGACTTGAGATCAGTCCCATAATCAGTGGAGGGAAGAGTTGCCCTCGATACGTGGCATTGAAATAGGAGAAAAGCCTTGGTATTGGGGGAATCATAAGTCTGAGCCTCCCCAGGATACCTACACCTCTTCGACAACTCCTCGTTCAAAATATCTTCATTGTGCCTGACAGGAAGTTCACTGTACTCATGAGCATTACAAAGGATTTTCAGGCACTCCACCAGGGCTAGATTGTCCTTCAATTGTTCGCTGAAATACTTAATCGTCTTGTGGGAGAGATAATAATAAGAGGCGATTCTCCCCAGTGGTAGAGGACAGAGACTTTGGTCCTCATCATCAAAACTCACACACTGTGACTCCGACAGCACTACCAGTGTTCCGTCGACTAGATGAGAGAGGTATTGGTTTATCCTCTCTGGGGCCAGCCCAATCAGGTCGTAATACTGTGGATTTTTCATCAATCTTCTAAAGAAATACGTCCACGTGAGGTAGTCCAGGAACTGCTGCTTCGAGGAGATCGTTCCTGCAACGATCTCGGCGTTGATGTGATCAGGGAGCACTTCTAGCAGACTGGACTCCACGGGGAAGGGCTCGTATAAAAACTTTTTGTAAAAGTTTTTTCTAATGTCGTGAACGAGAACAACGGCAACACCAGAATCATCGAACTGCGGTCGTCCAGCTCTACCCATCATCTGGAGGACATCGGTGATAGGCATGTCAACATATCTCTTTGTTTTTCCATCATAGTACTCTGTTCCCTTTATTACCACCAAGTGCGCTGGAAAATTAACGCCCCAGGCCAAGGTGGCTGTCGTTATCAAGACTTGAATCTTGTTGTTGACGAACAATTCCTCGACTGTTTGTCGATCCTTGTCCTGGAGGCCTGCGTGATGAAGACCAATACCGAAGGCCAAAGTTAGCTTCAGGTTCACGTCCTTTATGTTCACCACGATATTATCCATCTCGACGTCTGGCATATGTAGCCACTGCTTGGGATTGTCTTCTGCTGCGAGGTAGGCTATGAGATCCAGAGCTGTCAGCCTTGTCTGCCTTCGTGAAGACACAAAGACTAAGGAGGGACTTGAAGGTGCATGCTGCCTGATGGCTTGGAAGGTGGGACGATTCATTGTGGCCATCCTCGGGCAGTAGTGCTTTCCGGGGAAGCCACTGATGTGGACTTCGAGAGGAACTGGCCTCACCGAAGGCCGGAAATTGTACAGTCCCATCTTATCGATATTGAGCCAACTGGCGAGATCAACGGCATTTGCCAATGCTGTAGAAAGCCCAATGATCCTGAGAGTTCTCTCCGTATGTGAAGCTATGAAATTTGTCCTTGAAACGATGACCTCGAGAACTGGCCCCCTATCCTCTCCAAGTAGATGAATCTCGTCGATTATGATCAATGCGACTTTCTTCACATAATTTCTAGTCTGCCAGCTCCGACTGATTCCGTCCCACTTCTCCGGTGTCGTCACGATTACGTCAGACTTGGCGATCTGCCTGATGTCAGGAGTCACATCCCCAGTTAGTTCAACAACTTTCTTCCTTAGTTTCTCCTCGAGGCGAATCCTCCAGTCTTTCATCCTCTCGCGAACAAGAGCCTTAAGTGGAGCAATGTAAACGACTTTTCTGTCCGGATACTGGTTGAACACCCGGAACATGGCAATCTCAGCAGCAATAGTCTTCCCTGATCCCGTGGGTGCACCCAACAGAACATTATTATCAGTGTGATAGAGACAGTGAAATATTTGTGTCTGAATAGGATTGAAGTGGGTGAAATTGTAGAGTTTCTCGAATCTAGAATTCCTGAGCGCTGCCACTGGCAGTGGCTGTAGCTCCAGCAGGTCTGTGTGAGGTGGATGAGTTTCTGGCAGTACCAGATCCTGAGGGTTAAGAGCCAGGAGTTGTTCACAGCCCAGCCAACGATCACTGATGACCTTTACAATGTACTGAGTGGGATGAGGCTCTGGCAGGGGGATAGTCATCACCAGCTCCTGTCCATCACCACTGAGCACCATCTTCTTCGTCAAGAGAAAGTATTCATGATGGTAGATGTAGTCAGTGTCAGTATCTTCAATCCATATCCAAAACGCCTCCGAACTTTTGCCATGGACTGCGTCGTTCCACCTGAATTCAGGTTTTAGCATCAGTTTTATCCTCAAGACTGTTCTTGTGATTGGCTGGATGAATGCGTCAAGATCAATCGCGGGAAATTCACTGCAGCACTTCTTCACAAGTGCTGCTGATCTCTGGTTTCTAAGGTAATCACCAATTTCTTTGGTGTCCATCTCCTTCAGTCGAGACATCGTCAAGTGTCGATCATCGATCTTCTGCACTATTTCTTGCCCCAAGCAGACAAATTGCCTTAGGGGTGTTACGTGGTCCCACTGTTGTGCCTCCAACATTTTGGCGATATTCAGAAGTCTTGACGCCAGTGTTGCGTGGTTCTTCCTCAGCATCACTTCAAACAGCGCTCGAGAGATTCTCAAAGCGTTCTGAATGATGTACGCCTGATCTGAGATGAGAGAGAACCCGGAGAGCCTTCCTCTTGAGAGATACGTCTGGATGAGGATGTTTACTTTTCCATGGATGTTTTCAGCACCACCCTGAGCTGCTAGTTCGCAGTATTCATTCGTTAATTCGTCCAACTCCTGCATCTCGTCGTCACGTACTTTTAGCTGCTGAAATTCTTGGGCTCGACACAGCATCCCCAGGATCTCTGCCTCGGTCATTATGGGCTTGCTCAACTCGTTGAAGATCTCGACTGTATCGTATTTTAGGTAGAAGTGACTGGATGTCCTTCCAAGATCAGTTGAACTCAGGTCTCCAGTGCGAGAGTTGTATCTAATACAACACAAAGACAAGGgaagaattataaaaaattgtaccaGCAGATATGGAAATCACCCATTTACAAGTTAATAAAGCATACAACTCACCGAATCATCTTCGCCTTATCCAAGTGTTTAGCAGCGGTATTGATGAGCTCCTTTCGTTTTTTATCCAGATTAGGATCTTCCAAAACATCTTGATAGAGCATACCATAAGGAATAGGATTCAGTCTCATCCTCACAAACAGGTACGTATACCCGAGCCATTCGACAGCCTCTTCAACATTAGAAATGGTCCCAAGGGCTATCTCTGCATTGAGATTGTCGGGGAGATACGTAATGAAGCTGCTCTCAATCGGAAACTGATTAGTCAGCAATGATAGATAATGCGAAAGCTTATTATGTGATGTGATGATGACAGCATGTCCAGAGGTGTCGAATTGCGGTCTCCCCGCACGCCCAAATATCTGGAGAACATCGAGAATCCCCAGATCTATGAATGATCCGTGTTTGGAGTCATAGATTTCAGTGCCCTTAATAATAACGGCGTGTGCAGGGAGATTGACGCCCCAAGCAAGTGTCGAAGTGCAGACCAGTACTTTAATGGTACCCTGACTGAACGCCTTCTCAACCATATTCCTGTCAGATCGGAGCATTCCTGCGTGGTGCACTGAGAATCCATGGGAGAATAATTCTCCCAAGGGCTTGTTCCTGGAGCTGGTGAAGGCCTTTTGCGTGAGCTTCGAGTCAGAATCAGGCTTGAAGAGCTTGATGGTGTCATTCTGCTGAGCCAGTTCCTTTATCTTTGTTGCTGTCCTGACAGTGGCATTCCTGGCGTGGACGAACACCATCACCTGGTGGCCCTTACGAACCATCTCCACTACCTGTTGGTAGCAAACATGATCCATATCCTGAATCTGCTGCATCGGCTTCGTGGACTTCACTCCGATAAACGTTTGGCTGAGGGGAACTGGACGAAACCTGTGATCGAAGTAGAACAGCCCTTTTCTGGGGTTCACCCTGAGAAACCTAGCTACATCAACGTAATTAGGCAGTGTTGCTGACAAACCAACGATCCTGATCATCCTCTGGGAAGATTCAACCTGTCTGAGAGTTCGGGCAACCAAGGCCTCGACCACTGGACCTCTGTCTCCATGGAGCAGATGTACCTCGTCAATGATAAGAAGCTTGACGATGCTCGTCAAAGCAATGTCCCCAGTTCCTTTCCTTGTTACAACGTCCCACTTTTCCGGAGTTGTCACTATCATCTGAGTTTGCTGGAGCTCAGTTTTAGTCAACTGCATGTCTCCAGTCAATTCTCTGACTGTCACTCCAAGGCACCCAAGGCGTTTGTTGAAACTAGCAGTCATCTCTGCAGCTAGGGCCTTCATCGGTGCTATGtaaacaattttaaattcgTTCTTCTTCAAGATTCCGTTCTCCAGATGTAATTTGAGCTGATGAACAACTGAGAGAAGTGCCACGTTCGTCTTTCCAGCACCAGTAGGTGCGCAAATCAAGAGGTTCTCTCCACTGTTGTAAGCTGCATTAAATACTGTCGACTGAATTCTATTCAATTCTTTGACACCTGAAAATGCCATCTGGCCTATCTCATCCAGAGAGGAGATCTTTATTGGAGTGTACGTGAAATCAAGATTATGACTGGAAACTGGTATTTGGACTTCTTCACAGAGAGGTGAATCCTTTCGTGTAACATTTTCAGGGAGAATCAGCTTCTGTCCCGAGACAAAACCTGGAATTGTCTTCGAGTCCTTCTGACAGTCAAAAACAAATGGGTATTTCTCAGTGGTGCTCGTTACTGCAAGGAACCTCTGCTTCACTGGCGCCAGGATCGGTGCCTGAGAAGCTTGCAGCGCTAGTTGACGTTTTAACCTTAGGGCTAAGGGGTCGAAATCGTCATCAGAGGTCTCACCGTTCTGCTCGAACTTGTTAGAGGCCTTCAGGTACTtcttctcttcctttctcaCTTTCTTTAACAGTTCCTTTTCCTTTTGGGATTGCACGATCACCTGGCAGCCAAATTGGGgacatttttccgtttttagAGGTCCTCCAGCCCTTAAGAGTTGCTTCTGCGTTGCCAAGAACTTTTCCACGTGGTGTCTGTGTGTCAGGATATAGCTGATAAAGTCAAGTTGATCGCACCCGAGGAGATCATAGAGCTCTCCTTGGGCATTTGTCCTCGAGTTCTTGAGGCAACTTTCTATCATTGTGCAAAATTGCTCGAATGACGTTTCGGTTGAGTAACTCTTGTAGGATTCGTTGATGTATTTAAGTAAATCTTTATGGTGGAATTCCTTAGGTTCCTTTTGGGAGGGGGTGTAAACCATTGTAAATTTATTGGGAGTGACTAGGGAGACAGTGTGGGCCATGTTGGAGAGGCGAAGAGTTTCTTCGGAGGAATAGTGCCTCGTTGGGGTGTAGGGGATTTTCGAACCGAAAGCCTTGGGATCTCCATAGACGCCGGTAAGGTCATCGAAGAGAGTGAGTTCGTCCTCGGTGAGCATCGATTGGATCAGAGATGCTGCGTTCAGTATTTTTCTAACTATTGTTACGTCTGCAGTGCATAGAAGAGCTTTTATCTGTTCACAGTCTTTGTTAGTTGGAAGGCTCTTCAGGGTCATCAGGTGACGAACGATGTCCAAAGACAGCTGGTCGGTGATTGTGGAGGAGCTGGAGCACAAGTCGCCTGGGCATCTCACAAATTCATTGATGAAGGATTTATCAGAGAAGGAtgtgaagaaatttttaaaggaATGctttttgaatattatttaatcGCTAATTAACTCGGGAGGAAAAGATTcactaagaatttttttccaattcttttgaattttggaaaattgtagGAGAAGTTTCATTTCCTTGTCACGGGGAATCGTCGGAATTTAAGTGCAGTTTTTCTTAGTTTATATCGATCTGTTacttacatttttttactttcgaCAAACATTTTGTGGCCCTTTTGATAGCAATAATCATTGTTATGAATTATTGGGTTAAAAACACATTGCTAAATTATTTGTGGAAATAACACGAATATATGCAATACGAAAATAATTTGCCCTTTGCTATCAAATCAGGGCCCCTAAAATCGTagataatcaatcaatttgttGTGGAATCCTTATCGATCGAGTAATTGCAACCACTTGTGCAACAATTGATTGTCGCTCTAGActctataataatttttctttacccgaaaaatctcataattcTCCGCCCAACAACCTCCATTAATTCTCCAAAATCTCCACAAGAACTTGGAACAAATTCTAAAgccctgaaaaattcaattttccattccatCTGATAATTTGACATAATGAACTCACTGCAACACATCCTGACCAACTGATGTACCTCTGACAATCGAGCTTGGACATCTTTAGGGAATCTTCTGTAGAGCACCTCCCACTCGCTCTCCCTGGAAGAACTTCACTATTTAACCAATCTCCGTAATTAAACACTAATATAACAAAACAGTGAATACGAATGAGTGATACAATAAGGTTACCCCGTGGCACGATTTTCTTCCTCAATTTTCTTGGCAACAATGTCATTATCATTATATTGTAGTCTCTCTGCTCTGTCTAGAGTCGTGAATGATCGTAGGGATCGTGAGATCCTTGGCACCTTAGGCATAATaacttaattaaatatataaacCGTACATTTAGATGATAAGGGAACTTATTTAAGAGCCGGGGGACAGATCGTGTTTTTCCCACGGGGAGAAGCAGCGATCCTGATGGGTTATGTCACTCAACCAATGGTAGTGGGAATGAACGATGttcgattaatcgaaaatgTCGACCTTCACGCTTAAACAAGCTTCTGTCCTATTGTTTCCttcaaaatacattttttgagATATGGTtaacgaaataataattctattgattgattatgaatgaaaaatcagcgttttaaaaaaatttaattttcgatttATGTTTTAAGAATTATCCATCTTTACAATATATCGATGTGGTAACAAAGCGATAGGAAGATCGAGGCCGATTTATCGCGTTCAAAATATCGAGACTTAGAATAAACGATGTTACATCCATTGACCATTCCGACACAAC includes the following:
- the LOC135173118 gene encoding activating signal cointegrator 1 complex subunit 3 isoform X2 — its product is MCCSDLCSSSSTITDQLSLDIVRHLMTLKSLPTNKDCEQIKALLCTADVTIVRKILNAASLIQSMLTEDELTLFDDLTGVYGDPKAFGSKIPYTPTRHYSSEETLRLSNMAHTVSLVTPNKFTMVYTPSQKEPKEFHHKDLLKYINESYKSYSTETSFEQFCTMIESCLKNSRTNAQGELYDLLGCDQLDFISYILTHRHHVEKFLATQKQLLRAGGPLKTEKCPQFGCQVIVQSQKEKELLKKVRKEEKKYLKASNKFEQNGETSDDDFDPLALRLKRQLALQASQAPILAPVKQRFLAVTSTTEKYPFVFDCQKDSKTIPGFVSGQKLILPENVTRKDSPLCEEVQIPVSSHNLDFTYTPIKISSLDEIGQMAFSGVKELNRIQSTVFNAAYNSGENLLICAPTGAGKTNVALLSVVHQLKLHLENGILKKNEFKIVYIAPMKALAAEMTASFNKRLGCLGVTVRELTGDMQLTKTELQQTQMIVTTPEKWDVVTRKGTGDIALTSIVKLLIIDEVHLLHGDRGPVVEALVARTLRQVESSQRMIRIVGLSATLPNYVDVARFLRVNPRKGLFYFDHRFRPVPLSQTFIGVKSTKPMQQIQDMDHVCYQQVVEMVRKGHQVMVFVHARNATVRTATKIKELAQQNDTIKLFKPDSDSKLTQKAFTSSRNKPLGELFSHGFSVHHAGMLRSDRNMVEKAFSQGTIKVLVCTSTLAWGVNLPAHAVIIKGTEIYDSKHGSFIDLGILDVLQIFGRAGRPQFDTSGHAVIITSHNKLSHYLSLLTNQFPIESSFITYLPDNLNAEIALGTISNVEEAVEWLGYTYLFVRMRLNPIPYGMLYQDVLEDPNLDKKRKELINTAAKHLDKAKMIRYNSRTGDLSSTDLGRTSSHFYLKYDTVEIFNELSKPIMTEAEILGMLCRAQEFQQLKVRDDEMQELDELTNEYCELAAQGGAENIHGKVNILIQTYLSRGRLSGFSLISDQAYIIQNALRISRALFEVMLRKNHATLASRLLNIAKMLEAQQWDHVTPLRQFVCLGQEIVQKIDDRHLTMSRLKEMDTKEIGDYLRNQRSAALVKKCCSEFPAIDLDAFIQPITRTVLRIKLMLKPEFRWNDAVHGKSSEAFWIWIEDTDTDYIYHHEYFLLTKKMVLSGDGQELVMTIPLPEPHPTQYIVKVISDRWLGCEQLLALNPQDLVLPETHPPHTDLLELQPLPVAALRNSRFEKLYNFTHFNPIQTQIFHCLYHTDNNVLLGAPTGSGKTIAAEIAMFRVFNQYPDRKVVYIAPLKALVRERMKDWRIRLEEKLRKKVVELTGDVTPDIRQIAKSDVIVTTPEKWDGISRSWQTRNYVKKVALIIIDEIHLLGEDRGPVLEVIVSRTNFIASHTERTLRIIGLSTALANAVDLASWLNIDKMGLYNFRPSVRPVPLEVHISGFPGKHYCPRMATMNRPTFQAIRQHAPSSPSLVFVSSRRQTRLTALDLIAYLAAEDNPKQWLHMPDVEMDNIVVNIKDVNLKLTLAFGIGLHHAGLQDKDRQTVEELFVNNKIQVLITTATLAWGVNFPAHLVVIKGTEYYDGKTKRYVDMPITDVLQMMGRAGRPQFDDSGVAVVLVHDIRKNFYKKFLYEPFPVESSLLEVLPDHINAEIVAGTISSKQQFLDYLTWTYFFRRLMKNPQYYDLIGLAPERINQYLSHLVDGTLVVLSESQCVSFDDEDQSLCPLPLGRIASYYYLSHKTIKYFSEQLKDNLALVECLKILCNAHEYSELPVRHNEDILNEELSKRCRYPGEAQTYDSPNTKAFLLFQCHVSRATLPSTDYGTDLKSILDQAIRILQAMIDIVAEGGWLSSTLRIIQLLQMMIQARWVDESALLTLPHVNKENLRIFQGLPRALPAFCAAASSNETKIQRILREEFKEQEIVEILQVAKTLPMIVVSLRLQGSEGDVRNIHLEEGRECLNVCANGEYTLLIQLKRCNPSPSRTHSPKFSKDKGEVWFLIIGDIEGKEVWAMKRIAGVGSVGRTHHLQFTAPEFPGRTQFTFYVMSDTYIGMDQQYDIPMNVTT
- the LOC135173118 gene encoding activating signal cointegrator 1 complex subunit 3 isoform X1; amino-acid sequence: MPKVPRISRSLRSFTTLDRAERLQYNDNDIVAKKIEEENRATGESEWEVLYRRFPKDVQARLSEVHQLVRMCCSDLCSSSSTITDQLSLDIVRHLMTLKSLPTNKDCEQIKALLCTADVTIVRKILNAASLIQSMLTEDELTLFDDLTGVYGDPKAFGSKIPYTPTRHYSSEETLRLSNMAHTVSLVTPNKFTMVYTPSQKEPKEFHHKDLLKYINESYKSYSTETSFEQFCTMIESCLKNSRTNAQGELYDLLGCDQLDFISYILTHRHHVEKFLATQKQLLRAGGPLKTEKCPQFGCQVIVQSQKEKELLKKVRKEEKKYLKASNKFEQNGETSDDDFDPLALRLKRQLALQASQAPILAPVKQRFLAVTSTTEKYPFVFDCQKDSKTIPGFVSGQKLILPENVTRKDSPLCEEVQIPVSSHNLDFTYTPIKISSLDEIGQMAFSGVKELNRIQSTVFNAAYNSGENLLICAPTGAGKTNVALLSVVHQLKLHLENGILKKNEFKIVYIAPMKALAAEMTASFNKRLGCLGVTVRELTGDMQLTKTELQQTQMIVTTPEKWDVVTRKGTGDIALTSIVKLLIIDEVHLLHGDRGPVVEALVARTLRQVESSQRMIRIVGLSATLPNYVDVARFLRVNPRKGLFYFDHRFRPVPLSQTFIGVKSTKPMQQIQDMDHVCYQQVVEMVRKGHQVMVFVHARNATVRTATKIKELAQQNDTIKLFKPDSDSKLTQKAFTSSRNKPLGELFSHGFSVHHAGMLRSDRNMVEKAFSQGTIKVLVCTSTLAWGVNLPAHAVIIKGTEIYDSKHGSFIDLGILDVLQIFGRAGRPQFDTSGHAVIITSHNKLSHYLSLLTNQFPIESSFITYLPDNLNAEIALGTISNVEEAVEWLGYTYLFVRMRLNPIPYGMLYQDVLEDPNLDKKRKELINTAAKHLDKAKMIRYNSRTGDLSSTDLGRTSSHFYLKYDTVEIFNELSKPIMTEAEILGMLCRAQEFQQLKVRDDEMQELDELTNEYCELAAQGGAENIHGKVNILIQTYLSRGRLSGFSLISDQAYIIQNALRISRALFEVMLRKNHATLASRLLNIAKMLEAQQWDHVTPLRQFVCLGQEIVQKIDDRHLTMSRLKEMDTKEIGDYLRNQRSAALVKKCCSEFPAIDLDAFIQPITRTVLRIKLMLKPEFRWNDAVHGKSSEAFWIWIEDTDTDYIYHHEYFLLTKKMVLSGDGQELVMTIPLPEPHPTQYIVKVISDRWLGCEQLLALNPQDLVLPETHPPHTDLLELQPLPVAALRNSRFEKLYNFTHFNPIQTQIFHCLYHTDNNVLLGAPTGSGKTIAAEIAMFRVFNQYPDRKVVYIAPLKALVRERMKDWRIRLEEKLRKKVVELTGDVTPDIRQIAKSDVIVTTPEKWDGISRSWQTRNYVKKVALIIIDEIHLLGEDRGPVLEVIVSRTNFIASHTERTLRIIGLSTALANAVDLASWLNIDKMGLYNFRPSVRPVPLEVHISGFPGKHYCPRMATMNRPTFQAIRQHAPSSPSLVFVSSRRQTRLTALDLIAYLAAEDNPKQWLHMPDVEMDNIVVNIKDVNLKLTLAFGIGLHHAGLQDKDRQTVEELFVNNKIQVLITTATLAWGVNFPAHLVVIKGTEYYDGKTKRYVDMPITDVLQMMGRAGRPQFDDSGVAVVLVHDIRKNFYKKFLYEPFPVESSLLEVLPDHINAEIVAGTISSKQQFLDYLTWTYFFRRLMKNPQYYDLIGLAPERINQYLSHLVDGTLVVLSESQCVSFDDEDQSLCPLPLGRIASYYYLSHKTIKYFSEQLKDNLALVECLKILCNAHEYSELPVRHNEDILNEELSKRCRYPGEAQTYDSPNTKAFLLFQCHVSRATLPSTDYGTDLKSILDQAIRILQAMIDIVAEGGWLSSTLRIIQLLQMMIQARWVDESALLTLPHVNKENLRIFQGLPRALPAFCAAASSNETKIQRILREEFKEQEIVEILQVAKTLPMIVVSLRLQGSEGDVRNIHLEEGRECLNVCANGEYTLLIQLKRCNPSPSRTHSPKFSKDKGEVWFLIIGDIEGKEVWAMKRIAGVGSVGRTHHLQFTAPEFPGRTQFTFYVMSDTYIGMDQQYDIPMNVTT